DNA from Pelobacter propionicus DSM 2379:
CTGACAGCACCCTGGATCTGAGCGCGTCCCAGCTGAAAGCCGGCAATCACCTCTTCCGCAGGCTGTTTATCTCCGCGGGAAGGATCCTGGTCAAGGTGCGCAATGCCACGGGGCGGGACTCGCGTATGGAGATCAGGACCCCTTCGGCCATGGCCGTGGCTCGGGGTACGGATTTTCGCGTTGCCGCCGATGCCCGGAAGGCAACCACCGCGGAAGTCCTGCAGGGGGTCGTGCAGGTCGATGCCCTGTGCCGCACGGTCATGGTCAGGGAAGGGGAGGGAACCCTGGTCAGGAAGGGGGAGCCCCCCCTCCAGCCGCGCAAACTGCTGCCCCCACCCCGTCTGACCGAAGCGCCGCACCTCTACCGCGGCACGCCGTTCAGGCTTTCATTCCAGCCGGTTGACGGCGCTGTTTCCCACCGTCTGCTGCTCTCGCGCGACCGGGAGGGGCGGGACCTGGTCCGCGAACTGCTGTTCAGGGCGGGGGAAAGCCCGGAACTCTCCGGGCTTGAGGATGGAGTCTATTACTGCCAGGCGCTGAGTATCGATGCCTACGGCCTGGAGGGCGCCTTTTCCGCTCCGGTGGCGGTTACCCTGCGCGCCAATCCACTTTCCCCCTTTATCCAGGAACCGCATGACGGATCGACCTTCACGGGGGGAAGGGTCTCCTTTCGCTGGCTCAAGGTTGGCGATGCTGCTTCCTACCAGCTGCAGATTTCGCCGGACTGCTCATTTGCCCCCTCGTCGGTCAGCCTGGTGGATGTGGCCGATACCTCCGTCCAACGCGAATTCAGCGACCTGGGCAAACAATGTTTCCGTATCCGTTCCATGGCCGTTGATGGCTTTGCCGGAAACTGGTCTGATCCGCTTTCCTTTACCCTGCTCCCCCCGCCCCCCGCTCCCCCCCTGGAAAAACCGGACCAACAGGGAAATAAACTCCACCTGCGCTGGCCAAGCCAGGGGGAGGGGGTCAGCTACCACGTGCAGCTTGCCGACAACGAACGCTTCGACTCTCCTCTTGTGGACCAGCGCCTGGCTGAGCCGGAGCTGAGCCTGGACGCTCCCCAACGGGGGGGCGTCTACTATGTGCGCACCAGCAGCATCGATCCCCAGGGGAACGAGGGGCCGTTCTCTCCGCCCCAGAGTTTCGAAGTCAGGCGCTGGTGGCCGTTCGCGGCAGGAGGGGCGCTGGGCGCGGCGGGACTGATCCTGCTGCTGGTTCTCTAGCGCCTTCCCCCTTCCAGTGATCCCACACGAGAGGAGTGACGTGCGCTTTCTCAAGTCCTCCAACCATAGATACCTCCTGACACTTGCGGTCGGCTTTTTCCTGGTTCTGGCGGCGGACCAGCTGGGGTTCACTGAAGGGATGAACCACTACTGCTATGACCTGTTCTTCCGTCTGCGGGGTACCGTGGAGCCTGACCGGCGCATCCTGGTCGTCGCCATCGACGAGAAGACCTTGAACCGGCTTGGCAGGTGGCCGCTGCGGCGTGGCCACTATGCCAGGCTCCTGGATGCCGTTGGCCCGTCGGCCGTGGTGGGACTGGATATCCTGATGGCCGAGCCGACCGACGATGACCCGCAGCTTCCCGAATCCATCGCCCGCCATGGCCGCGTCGTACTCCCGGTCTCGGTGGAGCACCCCCTTCAGACGATTCTCCCTTCGGGGGGGCTGGACTCTGACCGGGTTGGGCATGTCTATCTGGAGCAGGATGAGGATTGGGTCGTCAGGAGTGTCTTCCATACGCTCCACAGTGGTGGCCGGGCGATGCCCTCCTTTGCCTCGGCCATCCATGACCTGTTGGGCGGTGACAGGCTCAGACGCCAGGATCCACCGGTTGCCGCAGCGGAGCGTTGGCGCAGGCCAGACCTGCTCCAGCAGGACAGCCGGCGGATCAACTACTGCGGCCCTCCGGGCACCTTCCCCCGGCTCTCCATGATCGACATACTGGACGGCCGCTACCCGCCTGCCTACTTCACCAACCGGATCGTCCTGGTGGGGGTCACCGCCGCCGGACTGGAGGGGGGCGTGCTGACCCCTTTCACCCAGTTGCGCACCGCCATGAGCGGCGTGGAGGCCCACGCCACCATCCTGCACAATCTCCTCAACGACAACGCTATGGTGGCAACAGCGGAACCGGCCAGGCTGGCGCTGTCTCTCGGCGTTGCACTTGCCGGCTTCTTCCTCTTTTTGCGGCTGGGCGCACGGCGCATGCTGTTCTGCTGCGGTCTGGGCCTGGCCGCTGTCTGGCTCGTGTCTCTTGCGCTCTTTGCCTGGCTGGATTTCTGGTTCAGCCCGATCCTGCCCTCGCTTATGCTGCTGGTTCTGCTGGTCTGCGCCCAGGTGAACAGGCTGGAACGGAGCGCACACGAACTGCGCGAAGCCCAGGATGACTGGGAGGCCTCCTTCAATACCATTACCGATGGCATCCTGCTGGAGGATGCCGGGGGGGCGGTGATCAGGATGAACCAGGCCGCCCGGAGCATGCAGGGGGCACGTCTGCTGGAACAGCTTGCTCGTGCTCCCCTGTCCGGCTGCGGGGAGGAAATGGGCGATCAGGGCCGTACCCGTGAGTTCGTTGACCCGCTTTCCGGCAACTGCTACGAGATCAGGTCGCGTGCCCGCTCCGACCATCCGCGGGGGGGGGGTGGGGTTGTGCATGTCATCCGGGATGTGACGGCCAGGAAAAAGATGGAGAAGGAGAAGGAGTTGCTCCAGTTCCAGTTTCTCCAGGCCCAGAAGATGGAGTCCGTCGGCCGGCTAGCGGGTGGCGTGGCCCATGACTTCAACAACATACTGACCGCCATACTGGGCTACAGCGAGATTGCCCGCCTGAGGGCCGCCCATGACGAGAAGCTTGCTGAGTGCCTGGATATTATCCATGACTCGGGCATGAAGGCGGCATCCCTTGTCCGGCAGCTGTTGATCTTCAGCCGCAAGAGTACGCTGGAGCCGCAGGTGGTTGATATCAGGTCGCTCATCGACAACATGGCCAAGATCCTGGCGCGGGTGATCGGAGAGGACGTCATCCTCGGGCTGCAGACCGAATCGCCGGTCGGGAATATACTCGTTGACCCGGCCCAGGTCGAGCAGATCATCATGAACCTGGTGGTCAACGCCCGGGACGCCATGCCCCAGGGCGGGACGGTGACCATCCGGGCCGAGGATGTGGAACTGGACAGCTCCTACACCTGCAGCCATCTGGACCTTGTCCCCGGTCCCTATGTGATGCTCTCGGTGAGGGATACCGGCATGGGTATGAGCCCGGAGGTGCGGGCGCGGATCTTCGAACCCTTCTTCACCACCAAGGAGGTGGGGGAGGGGACCGGCCTGGGATTGTCAACGGTCTACGGAATTGTCAGGCAGATGGCGGGACACATCTACGTCTACAGCGAGCCGGGCAGGGGAAGCGAGTTCAAGGTGTATTTTCCGGTTTGCCGGGAGAACGTCGCCGCGGTTGGGCCGGAGGTGGAGAAAACCGTAGCCGGCGGCAGCGAGACGATCCTGGTCGTGGAGGACGATGCCTCGATCCTGACCCTGATCGCCTCCCTGCTGGAGCCGCTGGGCTATGCCGTTCTGGCGGCCCATTCCGGCGACGAGGCCCTGGCGCTGGCGGAGCGGAGCGGAAAACGGATCGATCTGCTGCTGACGGACGTTGTCATGCCGGGAATGGGGGGGAGGAAGCTGGCCGGGCTGTTCCTTGAAAAACATCCCGCGGCGCGGGTTGTCTTCATGTCCGGCTACACCGATGACATCATCATTCGCCAGGGGGTGAGCCAGGGGCAGTGCGCCTTTGTCCAGAAGCCGCTCTCGCCGCGCTCCCTGGCCAGGAAGCTGCGGGAGGTGCTGGATGGCCAGGGGCGGGAAGGCGCTGCTCCCCCTGTGCCGGCTGGCTGACCTCAGCGCCGTTTCCTGCCCCCCGTGCGGACGGCCCCCTTTTTCGTCCGCTTTTGCCCCTCACGCCTGCCGGCCGCTGGGGAGGGTTTCGTTCCCTCGGCGTTCCTTTCGCGGCCCTGCCCCGGCAGGCGCTTGCCCCTGATGGGGGTGCGTGGGAATTCCCCGTCCCCTGCGGTCGTGAGTGGCATCTGGGGCGTGGATGATGCGTGCCCCACGAGCACGAACTCGATCCTCCTTGTTGCCGGGGAGACCGATGCCACCCGCACCCGCGCCCTGTCCCCGATGCGCAGCACCCGCCCCCGGTTGCGGCCGACCAGGGAATGGCGGTTTTCCACGAAGGTGTAGAGGTCGTCGTCCAGGGTGGAGACGTGCACCAACCCCTCCACGAACAGTTCCTCCAGTTCCACGAAAAAGCCGAAGCCGGTCACGCCGGTGATGAATCCGTCGAATTCCTCACCCAGGTGCTGTTGCATGAACTGCGCCTTCTTCAGTTCCACGATGTCCCGTTCCGCCTCCATGGCCACCCGTTCGCGCTTACTGGTGTGCTCGCCGACCTCGGACAGGTTGTGGGTCGCCAGGGAGAGCCGCTTCTCGGCCTGTTTGCTCCCCCTGTTTTCGGCCAGGGCCAGGAGCGCTTTAAGGATGCGGTGCACCACCAGGTCGGGGTAGCGGCGGATGGGGGAGGTGAAGTGGCAGTAGCAGCGGGAGGCCAGTCCGAAGTGGTGCAGGTTCTCGGCCGCATAGCGGGCCTGCTTCATGCAACGCAAGAGGGCGTAGTTGATCATCCGCTCCTCGGGACGTCCTGCTGCACTCTCCAAAAGGCGTTGCAGGTCGGCCGGATTGACCCGCTCCTCCTTCAGGGGGAACTCGTAGCCGAAGCCGAAGGCGAACTCCTGGAAGTTGATCAGCTTGGCCGGGTCCGGGTTCTCGTGGATGCGGTAGAGCAGGGGGATGCCCTTTTCCGCAATGAACAGGGCCACCGCCTCGTTGGCCGCCAGCATGAACTCCTCGATCAGCTGGTGGGCCAGGGTGCGCTCCGCGCGCACGATCCCCTCGGTCAGGCCGGTCAGGCCGATGATGACCTCCGATTCGGGCAGGTCGAAGTCGATGCTCCCCCGTTTGCGGCGCATCCCCATCAGGATCAGTGCCAGCTCCTTCATCTCCAGCAGCATGGGCGTCACCGTCCCCAGGCTGTCGGCCGTCTCCCGGTCTTGGTCCACGATGACCCGCTTCACCTGGGTGTAGGTCAGCCGGGCCGCGCTTGCGATGATGCCGGGGTAGAAGGACGATTCCAGCATGCTGCCATCCCTGTCGAAGAGCATCTCGGCGGTCATGGTCAGGCGCTCCACCCCCGGGTTGAGGGAACAGATGCCGTTGGAGAGCCGCTCCGGCAGCATGGGGATGCAGCGGTCGGGGAAGTAGACCGATGTGCCGCGCAGGTAGGCGTCGCGGTCCAGGGGGCTGTCCGGCCTGACGTAATGGGACACGTCGGCGATGGAAACCCACAGCCGGAAATTGTCCCCCTCACGTCGCAGGGAGACGGCG
Protein-coding regions in this window:
- a CDS encoding FecR domain-containing protein, which encodes MKSAMFRIMTVIALLACLLPVTALARDSSATVELTVVKRDTLISICRTYLRQPARWPEIGRLNRLGNNDLIRPGQRLIIPVELLKGVPLDGWVAFVRSEVMIREARRKEWRALRSGDPVRQGSLIRTGGEGAVEIVFDDGSSLYQHPDSTLDLSASQLKAGNHLFRRLFISAGRILVKVRNATGRDSRMEIRTPSAMAVARGTDFRVAADARKATTAEVLQGVVQVDALCRTVMVREGEGTLVRKGEPPLQPRKLLPPPRLTEAPHLYRGTPFRLSFQPVDGAVSHRLLLSRDREGRDLVRELLFRAGESPELSGLEDGVYYCQALSIDAYGLEGAFSAPVAVTLRANPLSPFIQEPHDGSTFTGGRVSFRWLKVGDAASYQLQISPDCSFAPSSVSLVDVADTSVQREFSDLGKQCFRIRSMAVDGFAGNWSDPLSFTLLPPPPAPPLEKPDQQGNKLHLRWPSQGEGVSYHVQLADNERFDSPLVDQRLAEPELSLDAPQRGGVYYVRTSSIDPQGNEGPFSPPQSFEVRRWWPFAAGGALGAAGLILLLVL
- a CDS encoding CHASE2 domain-containing protein; this translates as MRFLKSSNHRYLLTLAVGFFLVLAADQLGFTEGMNHYCYDLFFRLRGTVEPDRRILVVAIDEKTLNRLGRWPLRRGHYARLLDAVGPSAVVGLDILMAEPTDDDPQLPESIARHGRVVLPVSVEHPLQTILPSGGLDSDRVGHVYLEQDEDWVVRSVFHTLHSGGRAMPSFASAIHDLLGGDRLRRQDPPVAAAERWRRPDLLQQDSRRINYCGPPGTFPRLSMIDILDGRYPPAYFTNRIVLVGVTAAGLEGGVLTPFTQLRTAMSGVEAHATILHNLLNDNAMVATAEPARLALSLGVALAGFFLFLRLGARRMLFCCGLGLAAVWLVSLALFAWLDFWFSPILPSLMLLVLLVCAQVNRLERSAHELREAQDDWEASFNTITDGILLEDAGGAVIRMNQAARSMQGARLLEQLARAPLSGCGEEMGDQGRTREFVDPLSGNCYEIRSRARSDHPRGGGGVVHVIRDVTARKKMEKEKELLQFQFLQAQKMESVGRLAGGVAHDFNNILTAILGYSEIARLRAAHDEKLAECLDIIHDSGMKAASLVRQLLIFSRKSTLEPQVVDIRSLIDNMAKILARVIGEDVILGLQTESPVGNILVDPAQVEQIIMNLVVNARDAMPQGGTVTIRAEDVELDSSYTCSHLDLVPGPYVMLSVRDTGMGMSPEVRARIFEPFFTTKEVGEGTGLGLSTVYGIVRQMAGHIYVYSEPGRGSEFKVYFPVCRENVAAVGPEVEKTVAGGSETILVVEDDASILTLIASLLEPLGYAVLAAHSGDEALALAERSGKRIDLLLTDVVMPGMGGRKLAGLFLEKHPAARVVFMSGYTDDIIIRQGVSQGQCAFVQKPLSPRSLARKLREVLDGQGREGAAPPVPAG
- the rnr gene encoding ribonuclease R, whose amino-acid sequence is MQISKKNILAFLKQQDGAIHFAGILRQFGGRHVKNELKRMLDDMAQDGELVRFRGNSYALASAATSIRGKLSSHRDGYGFVTPQGGGEDIFIPQRHMRGAMHGDTVEVHAERSRMGGGKFEGRITSVVERGVSRVVGRYEETRRGAIVIPEETRLNLVIAIPPKGRGLAQDGQQVVVELSSYPVGGRPAEGNVVEVLGWPDDPEVEVQSAIRRFDLPHVFAPDTLAEAEAIPETVPAQELAGRVDLRPLATVTIDGETARDFDDAVSLRREGDNFRLWVSIADVSHYVRPDSPLDRDAYLRGTSVYFPDRCIPMLPERLSNGICSLNPGVERLTMTAEMLFDRDGSMLESSFYPGIIASAARLTYTQVKRVIVDQDRETADSLGTVTPMLLEMKELALILMGMRRKRGSIDFDLPESEVIIGLTGLTEGIVRAERTLAHQLIEEFMLAANEAVALFIAEKGIPLLYRIHENPDPAKLINFQEFAFGFGYEFPLKEERVNPADLQRLLESAAGRPEERMINYALLRCMKQARYAAENLHHFGLASRCYCHFTSPIRRYPDLVVHRILKALLALAENRGSKQAEKRLSLATHNLSEVGEHTSKRERVAMEAERDIVELKKAQFMQQHLGEEFDGFITGVTGFGFFVELEELFVEGLVHVSTLDDDLYTFVENRHSLVGRNRGRVLRIGDRARVRVASVSPATRRIEFVLVGHASSTPQMPLTTAGDGEFPRTPIRGKRLPGQGRERNAEGTKPSPAAGRREGQKRTKKGAVRTGGRKRR